The Cyprinus carpio isolate SPL01 chromosome B17, ASM1834038v1, whole genome shotgun sequence genome has a window encoding:
- the LOC122140224 gene encoding spermatogenesis-associated protein 7-like yields MRFLREFLIMDTKPGYSLGSSGKLMNQYMIKDHMLSHYRKLYSARAAVDCSVPKSMHSNVKYVDQKRREQLRKGTLSQSGRSTSQRSTRINSRTSCTSKNSRPSVQGEDSAYHYLDQSLMSSPRISTSFHSKQIVYPSPANHFPSASELTYRSPSAHWHPAGPSCATSASQRGYRSFQDPTQKTYSGDVLLKHAHRFTQEKPFTPRTLKSDHKSTLLQYRYYTPPRRKAEEEKSACKVMRQEMYHGSTRSKRGFSPQLETRQPFTLDHEWSDEETDSFRHHGKTSRFRDSDFLLSSSRISPEGMRSPIMRKVSAEEEELMYLEFITDVTNEILMQGLYSDRVLKRVFERHIDMNRHRLDENKMRHLLDNLQEDLRSPPAAAVPSFSPVICQTLPPDDGDDLLRQVFSEDVSPAVASTPVNHSCKEGHRVQSTYGHCRRRLRRRALPCGSD; encoded by the exons ATGAGGTTCCTGCGAGAGTTTCTCATCATGGACACTAAACCAG GTTACAGTCTCGGCTCATCTGGCAAACTGATGAATCAGTACATGATTAAAGACCACATGCTGTCACATTACAGAAAGCTGTATTCAGCCAGAG CTGCTGTGGACTGTTCAGTGCCTAAAAGCATGCATAGCAATGTCAAAT atgttgatcAAAAGCGCCGTGAGCAATTAAGGAAAGGCACTCTGAGTCAATCGGGAAGATCCACCTCCCAGAGGAGCACTAGGATAAACTCAAGAACTTCCTGTACTTCTAAgaat AGCAGACCCTCTGTTCAGGGTGAGGACAGTGCCTATCATTATCTGGACCAGTCTCTGATGTCCTCGCCCAGAATCAGCACCTCATTCCACTCCAAACAAATTGTATATCCGTCCCCTGCGAACCATTTCCCATCTGCCTCAGAGCTGACTTACCGAAGCCCAAGCGCTCACTGGCATCCCGCGGGTCCGTCCTGTGCCACGTCCGCCAGTCAGAGAGGATACAGAAGCTTTCAGGATCCCACACAGAAGACCTACAGTGGAGACGTTCTGCTGAAACACGCTCATCGCTTCACTCAGGAGAAACCCTTCACCCCGAGAACGCTCAAATCAGACCACAAGTCCACGCTCTTACAATACCGCTATTACACACCTCCGCGGAGGAAAGCTGAGGAGGAGAAGTCCGCCTGTAAAGTCATGCGACAGGAGATGTACCACGGGAG CACACGGTCCAAACGAGGCTTTTCTCCACAGCTCGAGACACGCCAG CCATTTACTCTTGATCACGAGTGGTCGGATGAAGAAACAGATTCGTTTAGACATCACGGCAAGACGAGCAGGTTCAGGGACAGTGATTTTCTTCTCTCGTCCTCCAG gATTTCACCAGAAGGCATGAGGTCTCCCATAATGAGAAAGGTTTCAGCAGA GGAGGAAGAATTAATGTACCTGGAGTTCATTACAGACGTGACGAATGAGATCTTAATGCAAGGCCTTTACTCTGACAG GGTACTGAAGAGAGTATTTGAACGTCACATTGATATGAACAGACATCGATTAGACGAG AACAAAATGCGGCACCTTCTAGACAATCTGCAGGAGGATCTGCGAAGTCCCCCTGCTGCCGCCGTCCCGTCGTTCAGTCCTGTCATCTGTCAGACGCTGCCGCCCGATGATGGTGATGATCTGCTTCGTCAAGTGTTCAGCGAGGACGTCTCTCCTGCTGTAGCGTCCACACCTGTGAACCACA GCTGTAAGGAGGGACATCGCGTTCAAAGCACGTACGGCCATTGCAGGCGGCGATTGAGGAGGAGAGCGCTGCCCTGCGGCTCAGATTGA